GCCCGCGGCGACGGCGGTGCGCAAGCGAGCACCGGAGAGCAGGTAGTAGGGCGCGATCTCCCCGGCATCCGGGTCGACGAGAACGGGAGCCACTCCGCTGATCTCGTGATGGTGCCCCTCGACGCGGAACGACGTTCCGTCGGGAAGATCGGTCGCGGCGCGAGCCGCCAGCACGGTGTGCTGCCGCGGCTCCGGAACGACCGCTGTGTCATCGACGGCCGCCGCGATGGTGAGGGGGGTCTCGACCCCCATGAAGTGGTACGGCCAGTAGATGCACGCGTAGCGGCCGTCGCGACTCACGACATGGCCCTTGCCGCGCAAGATCTCCCAGGTGACGGCGTCGCCGGTGCGGACGATGGCGAACACGCCGCCCGCGAAGCTCGCCTCGCCGGGAAGACGCAGCATGGAGAAGACGTCGACCACACCGGTCGAAGCGAGCAGTCCGCCGTCTGCGCGCTCGGCGTAGACGTCGGCGAGCTCATCGGGACGCACGACCGGATAGTGCATGGTCTCGACGTCGACCGTGGCGCCGCTGTACAGGGAGACGACGTTCATCTCGCACGAGTCGGCCGCGGCCGCCCGCTTGAGCCCCGCCACGGCTGCCGCCCGCGCCGCGAGGGTGGCAGGCAGGTCGTCTCCCCTGTCGAGGAGCTCGGCCAACGCAGGGGCGTGCTGCTCCACACCGTTCTGGTCGACCACACCTGTCCGGGGGTCGAAGGCGAGGTCGTACTCACCCGACTTGCCGAGGGCGACGATGTCGAAGCCCGTCGCCAGCACCCATGCCGCAAGACGCAGGAGGTTCGCGGGCTGATCTCCATCGCCGGGGAGGTACCGCACTCCCCGGGCCCGCGCGCGGGCGCTGAGGGCGACCCCGGCGACCGTCTCGACCTCCTTGCTCACCATGACGACGTGCACACCGGCGCCGATGGCCGCGTCCGCGTACGCGTAGCCCGCATCGATACGCCCGGTCGCCTCGACGAGCACGTCGACGTGGTGCCACGAGACGTGCGCGGCGTCGGCGACCACCGCAACACGACCCGCCTCGACCGCTGCGGCGGTATCGGCGGCATCCCCCACCGTCGTGACGCCGTCGGCGGGTACACCGAGATCGGCCAGCATGGCCCGGACGCCGTCCACGTCGGGGTCGATGAGTTGAACGGCCCGCATGTCGGGCAGGCGTCGCAGCTGATCGAGCAGGGTGCGTCCGTATCCCCCGTTGGCGCCGGTCAGGGCGATGCGGATCGGGGCTGGACGGTGCTGTGCCGTGCTGTGGATCACCGTTGTTCCTTTGACGTCGTTCGAAGCGGGGCGAGCGTCGAACAGCTCGCGATGCTTCGCAACTGTAACCGTGTCTCACAAATTGTCAAAGTATTCTCTCAAATATTCACATAGACTGTCATTACCCCAGGGATGAGACACCGACGGAGGGTCCTGCATGTACATCGGAGCCATCGCCGACGACTTCACCGGAGCGACCGATCTCGCCATCGCTCTGCGTGAGCGCGGCCTGCGCACCACCGTGGTGGTCGGCGAGCACGACATTCCCCGCGATCACGACGCCGCGGTGGTGGCGCTGAAGTCACGCACCGCGCCGGCGGGCGAGGCGGTTTCGTCGTCGCTGCGCGCACTCTCACGACTCCAGGCAGCCGGCGCAGAGCGCATCTACGTCAAGTACTGCTCGACGTTCGACTCCACCGACGAGGGCAACATCGGTCCCGTCCTCGACGCGGTCACCGGTCGCGTCGGCGTCGACCGCACGGTCGTCGTGCCCGCTTTCCCCGCGAACGGACGCACCGTGCGGGAGGGCCGCCTGTACGTCGGCGCAGACCTCCTGGAGGACTCGCCCATGCGGCACCATCCGCTCACGCCGATGACCAGATCACGCGTCCGCGACATTCTGAGCCCGCAGACCCGGGCCACCCTGACCGAGATCCCCCTCTCGGTGGTGCGCCGCGGCCCCGCCGCCCTCCGGGCTGAGATCGACCTCGCACCCGCGGGGTACGTCATCCCGGATGCCGTCACGGACGCCGACCTCGCCACGATCGCCGCCGCGACCCCCCACCTGCGCGTGATCTCGGGCGGTGCGGCGCTGGCCGCCGGGCTCCCGGCGCCCGCTACCTCGCGCGCGAGTGTCTTCCCGAGCGTCGGTCCCGGGCGCCTCGTGGTGTGCGGGTCGGCCTCCGCCGCGACCCGCTCCCAGATCGCCCACGCCCGCCAGAACGGGGCGACGGCGGAACGGATCGATCTGGACGCCGCGGTCACCGAGCCGACGGTCGAGATCGCTCGCCTGTCTGCGTGGGTGCGGGCCCTTCCCGCCGAGGCTCTGCCCCTCGTGTACTCGGTCGGGGATGCCACCGATGTGCGCGTGGGCGAGAGCGACACGTCCGCCGCCGTCGAACGCGTGCTGTCGGGTCTGGTCGCCGCCGTCGTCGGGGCCGGCGACGTGCACCGCATCATCGTCGCGGGCGGAGAGACCAGCGGAGCGGTCGTGCAGGAGCTGGGCATCGCCGCACTCGAGATCGGCCCCCGTCTGGCGGCCGGCGTGTGCTGGAGCGCCGGGGTCACGGCATCCGGAATCACGGTCGCCGTGGCCCTCAAGAGCGGCAACTTCGGTGCCGACGACCTCTTCACCACCGCATGGAAGGCCCTGAAATGAGCGTTATCGACGATCTGATCGCTGCCGGACGCACACTCGTCGACGCCGGTCTCAGCCCCGGCAGTTCGGGCAACGTCAGTGTGCGCGACGGCGATCGACTGCTGATGTCGGGCACCGGCACACGCCTCGGCGAGCTCACCGTTCACGACATCGCCGTCCTCGACGCGCGCGGGGTCGCGCGCAGTGCTGTGCGCCCCTCCAAGGAGGTCTCCCTGCACGTGGCGATGTACGAACGCACCCCGGAACACACCGCGGTCGTCCACGTGCACTCGCCGTCGACGGTCGCGCTGTCGTGCCTGCAACCGTGGGCCGACCACAGCGCCGTGCCGCCGCTCACCCCCTATGCCCTCATGCGGGTCGGCCAGGTGCCGCTGCTGGACTATGTACCGCCGGGCGACCCCGCAATGGGAGACCTGATTCGCGACTGCCCCCATCCGTTCCGTGCCGCGCTGCTGGCCAACCACGGCGCCGTCGTGGGGGGCGTCGACCTCGCGGGCGCCGTCGACAGCGCGATCGAACTCGAGGAGGCCTGTCGCATCACGCTCCTCACGCACGGGATGCCGCGTCGACTCATCGCCCCCGACCAGGTGCGGGCACTCACGGCACGTTGGGGCACCCCGTGGTCGGAACCCGCGTCGGTAAGCTGAGCGGGACTGAAGGAACAGGATGACCGACGCCTCCCCGATGATCCCCGACCAGCGGCGCGCGAGCATCGTGCAGAGCCTGCATCGCGAGCGGGTGCTGAGCTTCCGTCAGCTGAGCGACCTGCTCGGGGTCAGCCAGATGACCGTTCGGCGCGACGTCGCGGTTCTCGAGGAGCAGGGTCTGGTGCAGGCCACGACCGGTGGCGCCAAGCTCGCTCCCCGCCTGGTGTGGGAGCCGTCACGAGCCGAGAAGGCGTCGAGCGAGATCGCTGAGAAGAACCGCGATCGCCCGGGCGGCGTCGACCCTCGTACGCGACACGATGACGGTCTACCTCGACGCGGGCACGACGGCCCACGCGATGCGGCCGTTCCTGGAGCACGTGACCGACCTGACCGTCGTGACCAACGACCTCGCGACGGTCCAGGCCTTCATCGACCATCCCCGCGCCGACCTGATCTGCGTCGGCGGACGGGTCGACCGCACGAACCTCTCGACGATCGGGCGATTGACCCGCCTGTCCCTGGCCGAACTGTCTCTCGACCTGGCTTTCATCTCCTCCAGTTCGTGGGACCTCGGCCACGGCGTCACCACCCCGGTGGAGGCGAAGATCGAGGCCAAGCGTGCCGCCGTCGAGGTGGCCGAACGCTCCATCCTCATCGCCGACAGCTCGAAGTACGGACGGTTCGCCAAGTACCGCGCGCTCCGCCTCGACGAGCTCGCCACGATCATCACCGACGCCACCCTGCCAGATTCTGACGCGGAAGCTCTCTCATCGGCTGGTGTCGAGGTCGTCCGCGCTTAGCCCGAGCGCAACCGCTCGCCGCCCGCCACCTCACCTGGGAGGATCAGCGCATGGCAGACGACGATCTCCCCGATTCGCTGGAACCGGCGACCGGCGTCCCGCCGCGCGACGAACCCCCACCGCCGCCCACGCCGAAGGGCGATCTGCGCATCGCGTCAGTCGTCGCGATCGTGACGGGCGCCGTCGTCATCGCGTGGTACCTGTTCGTCGTCACCGCGAGCACCATCTCGGAGCTCGACAACCTCGCGTGGATCCAGATCGGCATGTGGGTGCTCGCGGGGGTGTCGTTCGTGTGCGGCATCCTGAGTCTGAACGCCCGCATGGCGCGCGAGCTCGCCGCGGCCGGATTCATCGCGGGCGTCGCGGCGGGGCTGCTGTCGATCTCGATCGGCTTCTTCAGCGGGCTCGAGCTGCTGAACTGACGCGGGCGCCGGCGCGGAATAGGTGCGCTGTCCGGTGGGTTGCTGCACGCATGACGTCTGAGCTCGCCCTCGAACGTGCCCTGTCCGCAATCGACGTGCGTCCCGGCCGCGCCGGGCAGCGGGCGGTCGGGGCGGGTGAGAGCCTGACGCTGGCGCCGGGAGCGGCGACGCTGATCTACGTCCGCACGGGCGAGCTCACGGGTCACGCGGCGGAAAGGTCGGCCTGCTCCCTCGACGCCTCGACAGGGGCGGCCGCCGTCGTTCCCGCTGACGGTCGCACGCTGCTCGCGGGCGATGCCTTCATCTCGCTCGGATGCCTCGCCCTCGCACTCGTGTCGCGGTCGGGCGCCGAGGTGACGGTCGTGCCGCTGGAGGTCACGCCGACGCCCGACACCATGGCGCTCCCGCCGGTGCTGTTCGTCAGCGGCTTCGCCCGGGCCGAACCCGCGGCCGCCGGGCTCGCGGCGCACCTGGGCCTGCCCGCCCCCGGCGCGCCGACCGGCCGTGAGGGGGACGAGACCATCTGCAAGCTGATGGTGGCGACGGTGCTGCTCTCGGCCCTGCGCGCGTGGGCGTCAGCCGGGCGCGACGCGACGTGGCCTCCGCCCGTCACCGACCCGTTCCTCGCGCGCGTCGTCGCCGCCGTCGACGCCGATCCCGGGCGGGAGTGGACCATCGACCACCTGGCCGCGCTCGGGGCGATGTCGCGCTCGGTGTTCGCGGCACGGTTCCGGGAGGTCTTCGGCACGTCGCCCGCGGCGCACGTGACCGAGGTGCGCATGCGGCGAGCGCGACAACTGCTCGAGGCGGGAACCCCGGTGACCGAGACG
The DNA window shown above is from Microbacterium proteolyticum and carries:
- a CDS encoding homoserine dehydrogenase is translated as MIHSTAQHRPAPIRIALTGANGGYGRTLLDQLRRLPDMRAVQLIDPDVDGVRAMLADLGVPADGVTTVGDAADTAAAVEAGRVAVVADAAHVSWHHVDVLVEATGRIDAGYAYADAAIGAGVHVVMVSKEVETVAGVALSARARARGVRYLPGDGDQPANLLRLAAWVLATGFDIVALGKSGEYDLAFDPRTGVVDQNGVEQHAPALAELLDRGDDLPATLAARAAAVAGLKRAAAADSCEMNVVSLYSGATVDVETMHYPVVRPDELADVYAERADGGLLASTGVVDVFSMLRLPGEASFAGGVFAIVRTGDAVTWEILRGKGHVVSRDGRYACIYWPYHFMGVETPLTIAAAVDDTAVVPEPRQHTVLAARAATDLPDGTSFRVEGHHHEISGVAPVLVDPDAGEIAPYYLLSGARLRTAVAAGALVRFDDLDGVHDAVAAAYRSGLTLGA
- the otnK gene encoding 3-oxo-tetronate kinase; this translates as MYIGAIADDFTGATDLAIALRERGLRTTVVVGEHDIPRDHDAAVVALKSRTAPAGEAVSSSLRALSRLQAAGAERIYVKYCSTFDSTDEGNIGPVLDAVTGRVGVDRTVVVPAFPANGRTVREGRLYVGADLLEDSPMRHHPLTPMTRSRVRDILSPQTRATLTEIPLSVVRRGPAALRAEIDLAPAGYVIPDAVTDADLATIAAATPHLRVISGGAALAAGLPAPATSRASVFPSVGPGRLVVCGSASAATRSQIAHARQNGATAERIDLDAAVTEPTVEIARLSAWVRALPAEALPLVYSVGDATDVRVGESDTSAAVERVLSGLVAAVVGAGDVHRIIVAGGETSGAVVQELGIAALEIGPRLAAGVCWSAGVTASGITVAVALKSGNFGADDLFTTAWKALK
- a CDS encoding class II aldolase/adducin family protein — translated: MSVIDDLIAAGRTLVDAGLSPGSSGNVSVRDGDRLLMSGTGTRLGELTVHDIAVLDARGVARSAVRPSKEVSLHVAMYERTPEHTAVVHVHSPSTVALSCLQPWADHSAVPPLTPYALMRVGQVPLLDYVPPGDPAMGDLIRDCPHPFRAALLANHGAVVGGVDLAGAVDSAIELEEACRITLLTHGMPRRLIAPDQVRALTARWGTPWSEPASVS
- a CDS encoding DeoR/GlpR family DNA-binding transcription regulator; the protein is MTVYLDAGTTAHAMRPFLEHVTDLTVVTNDLATVQAFIDHPRADLICVGGRVDRTNLSTIGRLTRLSLAELSLDLAFISSSSWDLGHGVTTPVEAKIEAKRAAVEVAERSILIADSSKYGRFAKYRALRLDELATIITDATLPDSDAEALSSAGVEVVRA
- a CDS encoding helix-turn-helix domain-containing protein, which encodes MTSELALERALSAIDVRPGRAGQRAVGAGESLTLAPGAATLIYVRTGELTGHAAERSACSLDASTGAAAVVPADGRTLLAGDAFISLGCLALALVSRSGAEVTVVPLEVTPTPDTMALPPVLFVSGFARAEPAAAGLAAHLGLPAPGAPTGREGDETICKLMVATVLLSALRAWASAGRDATWPPPVTDPFLARVVAAVDADPGREWTIDHLAALGAMSRSVFAARFREVFGTSPAAHVTEVRMRRARQLLEAGTPVTETSRALGYGSDEGFRRAFRRHTGVAPSAWRAGRRSVAT